The proteins below are encoded in one region of Candidatus Binatia bacterium:
- a CDS encoding zinc-binding dehydrogenase, with product MKQVRIHGPGDVRVDDIEPIQPGPRDAVVQVAACGICGSDLGYVRLGGVAGPSPEPVPLGHELSGVILRVGSEVTELAPGTRVVLNPMGAGNSIGNGSAQGGFTPELLVPNAADGGTLFPIPDSLSFAAAALAEPLGVGMQAVNRAEVSKGDKVAIFGAGPIGLMSLATLRFRGIDDVVMLDYSDTRLEVARTMGARETVNPGKEETWKRLTELHGTGPWLGMEMPGSDAYIEASGAAPVLTQIIENAKSDARVSIVALHREPIPVSFLLVMSKQLTLAGSICYPEDYTTMIDMLTKVDLTPIITHRFPLDEFGDAFAVANDSNAGAKVMIEVNPNADR from the coding sequence ATGAAGCAAGTTCGCATTCACGGCCCGGGCGACGTGCGGGTCGACGACATCGAGCCGATCCAGCCCGGTCCCCGGGATGCCGTCGTGCAGGTCGCGGCGTGCGGGATCTGCGGCAGCGATCTGGGGTACGTGAGGTTGGGCGGCGTCGCGGGGCCCTCGCCGGAGCCGGTTCCTCTGGGACACGAGCTCTCCGGAGTGATCCTCCGCGTCGGGAGCGAGGTCACCGAGCTTGCCCCGGGAACGCGGGTGGTGCTGAACCCGATGGGCGCCGGGAATTCGATCGGAAACGGCTCGGCGCAGGGCGGCTTCACTCCGGAGCTCCTCGTCCCGAACGCGGCCGACGGCGGTACGCTCTTTCCGATTCCGGATTCGCTCTCGTTTGCGGCGGCGGCTCTCGCGGAGCCGCTCGGTGTCGGAATGCAGGCCGTGAACCGGGCCGAGGTGTCGAAAGGCGACAAGGTCGCGATTTTCGGTGCCGGCCCGATCGGGTTGATGTCGCTCGCAACGCTTCGCTTCCGCGGCATCGATGACGTCGTCATGCTGGACTACTCGGACACGAGGCTCGAGGTCGCTCGCACCATGGGCGCGCGTGAAACCGTGAACCCGGGAAAAGAAGAGACATGGAAGCGTCTCACCGAACTGCACGGAACGGGTCCGTGGCTCGGCATGGAGATGCCGGGAAGCGATGCTTACATCGAGGCATCGGGCGCGGCTCCGGTGCTCACGCAGATCATCGAGAACGCGAAGTCGGATGCGCGTGTGTCGATAGTCGCACTCCACCGCGAGCCCATTCCGGTGAGCTTCCTGCTCGTCATGTCGAAGCAGCTGACCCTCGCTGGGTCGATTTGTTACCCGGAGGACTACACCACGATGATCGACATGCTCACCAAGGTCGATCTCACTCCCATCATCACGCACCGCTTTCCGCTCGACGAGTTCGGCGACGCCTTCGCGGTCGCGAACGACTCGAACGCCGGTGCCAAGGTCATGATCGAGGTGAACCCGAATGCCGATCGATAG